The following proteins come from a genomic window of Drosophila sulfurigaster albostrigata strain 15112-1811.04 chromosome X, ASM2355843v2, whole genome shotgun sequence:
- the LOC133848359 gene encoding DNA-binding protein Ewg isoform X2 produces MLDDDIQSLATDDDDDELISSDGSLYDGDLNTIAVNDDVANQLAAAGPVGVAAAAAIASSKKRKRPHCFETNPSVRKRQQNRLLRKLRGIIYEFTGRVGKQAVVLVATPGKPNTSYKVFGAKPLEDVLRNLKNIVMDELDNALAQQAPPPPQEDPSLFELPGLVIDGIPTPVEKMTQAQLRAFIPLMLKYSTGRGKPGWGRESTRPPWWPKELPWANVRMDARSEDDKQKISWTHALRKIVINCYKYHGREDLLPTFADDEDKVNALISQSGDEDEDMEQLSNTPTIQTVQTVTPAVSTNSQPQQVNVVKINSAGTVITTHTAQTNTPAPTIIQSTNNQHVTTTATLPASTKIEICQAPAQQQHQQQQQQHHQQQQQQHHHHHGSNTVHIQAVTQGQPQTIQLTTASGTATATAVPTTAAAVSASAAAAAVAQQQQQQQQQQQQQQQQQQQQSNAAQTVTAQQIANAQVCIEPITLSDVDVRTNLSELYTTQTVLSQNADGTVSLIQVDPNNPIITLPDGTTAQVQGVATLHQGEGGATIQTVQSLTDVNGHENMVDLTEAQDGQIFITTEDGQGYPVSVSNVISVPVSMYQSVMANMQHIQNSDGSTVCLAPMQVENGDQLETITVSPGMHQMMIQGGPGQEPQLVQVVSLKDATLLSKAMEAINSGNVKAEDTIIMEQ; encoded by the exons ATGCTCGACGATGACATCCAGAGTCTGGCCaccgatgacgatgacgacgagcTGATCAGCAGCGATGGCAGCTTATACGATGGCGATCTCAATACCATTGCGGTCAACGACGATGTGGCCAATCAACTAGCCGCTGCTGGTCCGGTGGGCGTGGCCGCCGCTGCAGCCATTGCGAGCTCGAAAAAGCGCAAGCGTCCGCATTGCTTCGAAACGAATCCATCGGTGCGCAAGCGTCAACAGAATCGCCTGCTACGCAAGCTGCGCGGCATCATCTACGAATTCACCGGTCGTGTGGGCAAACAGGCTGTTGTGCTGGTGGCGACGCCGGGCAAACCGAATACCAGCTACAAGGTGTTCGGTGCCAAGCCGCTGGAGGATGTGCTGCGCAATCTGAAGAACATTGTGATGGACGAACTGGACAATGCGTTGGCCCAACAGGCGCCGCCGCCACCCCAAGAGGATCCGTCGCTGTTCGAGTTGCCTGGCCTGGTGATCGATGGCATTCCCACGCCCGTCGAGAAGATGACGCAGGCGCAACTGCGCGCCTTCATACCGCTGATGCTGAAGTACTCGACGGGACGCGGCAAACCCGGCTGGGGCAGAGAGTCAACGCGTCCGCCGTGGTGGCCCAAGGAGTTGCCGTGGGCGAATGTCCGCATGGATGCCCGCTCCGAGGATGACAAGCAGAAG ATCAGCTGGACGCATGCGCTGCGCAAGATTGTCATCAATTGCTACAAATACCATGGACGCGAGGATCTCTTGCCCACATTCGCCGACGACGAGGATAAGGTCAACGCTCTGATATCGCAGTCGGgcgacgaggacgaggacatGGAACAGCTATCGAATACGCCCACCATACAGACCGTGCAAACCGTGACGCCGGCGGTGAGCACCAACAGTCAG CCACAGCAGGTGAATGTGGTGAAGATCAACAGCGCCGGCACAGTGATCACCACGCACACGGCCCAAACGAATACGCCGGCACCGACAATAATCCAGAGCACGAACAATCAGCATGTGACCACAACGGCAACGCTGCCGGCCTCGACGAAAATCGAAATATGCCAGGCgccagcacagcagcaacatcaacagcagcagcagcaacatcatcagcaacaacagcaacagcatcatcatcatcatggcaGCAATACGGTGCACATACAGGCAGTGACACAGGGGCAACCACAGACGATACAGCTGACAACGGCGAGTGgaacggcaacggcgacggcgGTGccgacgacagcagcagctgtaagtgcatcagcggcagcggctgccgtcgctcaacagcagcaacagcagcagcagcagcaacaacaacagcagcagcagcaacaacaacaatcaaatgcTGCCCAAACAGTCACCGCCCAACAGATTGCCAATGCCCAAGTTTGCATCGAGCCCATTACGCTCAGCGACGTTGATGTTCGTACTAATCTCTCAGAACTT TATACGACACAGACCGTGCTGTCGCAGAATGCTGATGGCACCGTTTCCCTCATCCAGGTGGATCCCAATAATCCCATCATTACGCTGCCCGACGGCACCACCGCCCAAGTGCAGGGCGTGGCAACG CTACATCAAGGCGAAGGCGGCGCCACAATTCAAACGGTGCAGAGTCTGACCGATGTGAATGGGCATGAGAATATGGTTGATCTGACCGAGGCGCAAGATGGACAGATCTTTATTACCACCGAGGATGGCCAGG GATATCCGGTGTCCGTGAGCAATGTCATTTCGGTGCCCGTTTCGATGTATCAATCGGTGATGGCAAACATGCAGCACATTCAGAACAGCGATGGCAGCACCGTCTGTCTGGCGCCCATGCAG
- the LOC133848359 gene encoding DNA-binding protein Ewg isoform X4, with the protein MLDDDIQSLATDDDDDELISSDGSLYDGDLNTIAVNDDVANQLAAAGPVGVAAAAAIASSKKRKRPHCFETNPSVRKRQQNRLLRKLRGIIYEFTGRVGKQAVVLVATPGKPNTSYKVFGAKPLEDVLRNLKNIVMDELDNALAQQAPPPPQEDPSLFELPGLVIDGIPTPVEKMTQAQLRAFIPLMLKYSTGRGKPGWGRESTRPPWWPKELPWANVRMDARSEDDKQKISWTHALRKIVINCYKYHGREDLLPTFADDEDKVNALISQSGDEDEDMEQLSNTPTIQTVQTVTPAVSTNSQPQQVNVVKINSAGTVITTHTAQTNTPAPTIIQSTNNQHVTTTATLPASTKIEICQAPAQQQHQQQQQQHHQQQQQQHHHHHGSNTVHIQAVTQGQPQTIQLTTASGTATATAVPTTAAAVSASAAAAAVAQQQQQQQQQQQQQQQQQQQQSNAAQTVTAQQIANAQVCIEPITLSDVDVRTNLSELYTTQTVLSQNADGTVSLIQVDPNNPIITLPDGTTAQVQGVATLHQGEGGATIQTVQSLTDVNGHENMVDLTEAQDGQIFITTEDGQGYPVSVSNVISVPVSMYQSVMANMQHIQNSDGSTVCLAPMQLF; encoded by the exons ATGCTCGACGATGACATCCAGAGTCTGGCCaccgatgacgatgacgacgagcTGATCAGCAGCGATGGCAGCTTATACGATGGCGATCTCAATACCATTGCGGTCAACGACGATGTGGCCAATCAACTAGCCGCTGCTGGTCCGGTGGGCGTGGCCGCCGCTGCAGCCATTGCGAGCTCGAAAAAGCGCAAGCGTCCGCATTGCTTCGAAACGAATCCATCGGTGCGCAAGCGTCAACAGAATCGCCTGCTACGCAAGCTGCGCGGCATCATCTACGAATTCACCGGTCGTGTGGGCAAACAGGCTGTTGTGCTGGTGGCGACGCCGGGCAAACCGAATACCAGCTACAAGGTGTTCGGTGCCAAGCCGCTGGAGGATGTGCTGCGCAATCTGAAGAACATTGTGATGGACGAACTGGACAATGCGTTGGCCCAACAGGCGCCGCCGCCACCCCAAGAGGATCCGTCGCTGTTCGAGTTGCCTGGCCTGGTGATCGATGGCATTCCCACGCCCGTCGAGAAGATGACGCAGGCGCAACTGCGCGCCTTCATACCGCTGATGCTGAAGTACTCGACGGGACGCGGCAAACCCGGCTGGGGCAGAGAGTCAACGCGTCCGCCGTGGTGGCCCAAGGAGTTGCCGTGGGCGAATGTCCGCATGGATGCCCGCTCCGAGGATGACAAGCAGAAG ATCAGCTGGACGCATGCGCTGCGCAAGATTGTCATCAATTGCTACAAATACCATGGACGCGAGGATCTCTTGCCCACATTCGCCGACGACGAGGATAAGGTCAACGCTCTGATATCGCAGTCGGgcgacgaggacgaggacatGGAACAGCTATCGAATACGCCCACCATACAGACCGTGCAAACCGTGACGCCGGCGGTGAGCACCAACAGTCAG CCACAGCAGGTGAATGTGGTGAAGATCAACAGCGCCGGCACAGTGATCACCACGCACACGGCCCAAACGAATACGCCGGCACCGACAATAATCCAGAGCACGAACAATCAGCATGTGACCACAACGGCAACGCTGCCGGCCTCGACGAAAATCGAAATATGCCAGGCgccagcacagcagcaacatcaacagcagcagcagcaacatcatcagcaacaacagcaacagcatcatcatcatcatggcaGCAATACGGTGCACATACAGGCAGTGACACAGGGGCAACCACAGACGATACAGCTGACAACGGCGAGTGgaacggcaacggcgacggcgGTGccgacgacagcagcagctgtaagtgcatcagcggcagcggctgccgtcgctcaacagcagcaacagcagcagcagcagcaacaacaacagcagcagcagcaacaacaacaatcaaatgcTGCCCAAACAGTCACCGCCCAACAGATTGCCAATGCCCAAGTTTGCATCGAGCCCATTACGCTCAGCGACGTTGATGTTCGTACTAATCTCTCAGAACTT TATACGACACAGACCGTGCTGTCGCAGAATGCTGATGGCACCGTTTCCCTCATCCAGGTGGATCCCAATAATCCCATCATTACGCTGCCCGACGGCACCACCGCCCAAGTGCAGGGCGTGGCAACG CTACATCAAGGCGAAGGCGGCGCCACAATTCAAACGGTGCAGAGTCTGACCGATGTGAATGGGCATGAGAATATGGTTGATCTGACCGAGGCGCAAGATGGACAGATCTTTATTACCACCGAGGATGGCCAGG GATATCCGGTGTCCGTGAGCAATGTCATTTCGGTGCCCGTTTCGATGTATCAATCGGTGATGGCAAACATGCAGCACATTCAGAACAGCGATGGCAGCACCGTCTGTCTGGCGCCCATGCAG
- the LOC133848359 gene encoding DNA-binding protein Ewg isoform X5, which translates to MLDDDIQSLATDDDDDELISSDGSLYDGDLNTIAVNDDVANQLAAAGPVGVAAAAAIASSKKRKRPHCFETNPSVRKRQQNRLLRKLRGIIYEFTGRVGKQAVVLVATPGKPNTSYKVFGAKPLEDVLRNLKNIVMDELDNALAQQAPPPPQEDPSLFELPGLVIDGIPTPVEKMTQAQLRAFIPLMLKYSTGRGKPGWGRESTRPPWWPKELPWANVRMDARSEDDKQKISWTHALRKIVINCYKYHGREDLLPTFADDEDKVNALISQSGDEDEDMEQLSNTPTIQTVQTVTPAVSTNSQPQQVNVVKINSAGTVITTHTAQTNTPAPTIIQSTNNQHVTTTATLPASTKIEICQAPAQQQHQQQQQQHHQQQQQQHHHHHGSNTVHIQAVTQGQPQTIQLTTASGTATATAVPTTAAAVSASAAAAAVAQQQQQQQQQQQQQQQQQQQQSNAAQTVTAQQIANAQVCIEPITLSDVDYTTQTVLSQNADGTVSLIQVDPNNPIITLPDGTTAQVQGVATLHQGEGGATIQTVQSLTDVNGHENMVDLTEAQDGQIFITTEDGQGYPVSVSNVISVPVSMYQSVMANMQHIQNSDGSTVCLAPMQVENGDQLETITVSPGMHQMMIQGGPGQEPQLVQVVSLKDATLLSKAMEAINSGNVKAEDTIIMEQ; encoded by the exons ATGCTCGACGATGACATCCAGAGTCTGGCCaccgatgacgatgacgacgagcTGATCAGCAGCGATGGCAGCTTATACGATGGCGATCTCAATACCATTGCGGTCAACGACGATGTGGCCAATCAACTAGCCGCTGCTGGTCCGGTGGGCGTGGCCGCCGCTGCAGCCATTGCGAGCTCGAAAAAGCGCAAGCGTCCGCATTGCTTCGAAACGAATCCATCGGTGCGCAAGCGTCAACAGAATCGCCTGCTACGCAAGCTGCGCGGCATCATCTACGAATTCACCGGTCGTGTGGGCAAACAGGCTGTTGTGCTGGTGGCGACGCCGGGCAAACCGAATACCAGCTACAAGGTGTTCGGTGCCAAGCCGCTGGAGGATGTGCTGCGCAATCTGAAGAACATTGTGATGGACGAACTGGACAATGCGTTGGCCCAACAGGCGCCGCCGCCACCCCAAGAGGATCCGTCGCTGTTCGAGTTGCCTGGCCTGGTGATCGATGGCATTCCCACGCCCGTCGAGAAGATGACGCAGGCGCAACTGCGCGCCTTCATACCGCTGATGCTGAAGTACTCGACGGGACGCGGCAAACCCGGCTGGGGCAGAGAGTCAACGCGTCCGCCGTGGTGGCCCAAGGAGTTGCCGTGGGCGAATGTCCGCATGGATGCCCGCTCCGAGGATGACAAGCAGAAG ATCAGCTGGACGCATGCGCTGCGCAAGATTGTCATCAATTGCTACAAATACCATGGACGCGAGGATCTCTTGCCCACATTCGCCGACGACGAGGATAAGGTCAACGCTCTGATATCGCAGTCGGgcgacgaggacgaggacatGGAACAGCTATCGAATACGCCCACCATACAGACCGTGCAAACCGTGACGCCGGCGGTGAGCACCAACAGTCAG CCACAGCAGGTGAATGTGGTGAAGATCAACAGCGCCGGCACAGTGATCACCACGCACACGGCCCAAACGAATACGCCGGCACCGACAATAATCCAGAGCACGAACAATCAGCATGTGACCACAACGGCAACGCTGCCGGCCTCGACGAAAATCGAAATATGCCAGGCgccagcacagcagcaacatcaacagcagcagcagcaacatcatcagcaacaacagcaacagcatcatcatcatcatggcaGCAATACGGTGCACATACAGGCAGTGACACAGGGGCAACCACAGACGATACAGCTGACAACGGCGAGTGgaacggcaacggcgacggcgGTGccgacgacagcagcagctgtaagtgcatcagcggcagcggctgccgtcgctcaacagcagcaacagcagcagcagcagcaacaacaacagcagcagcagcaacaacaacaatcaaatgcTGCCCAAACAGTCACCGCCCAACAGATTGCCAATGCCCAAGTTTGCATCGAGCCCATTACGCTCAGCGACGTTGAT TATACGACACAGACCGTGCTGTCGCAGAATGCTGATGGCACCGTTTCCCTCATCCAGGTGGATCCCAATAATCCCATCATTACGCTGCCCGACGGCACCACCGCCCAAGTGCAGGGCGTGGCAACG CTACATCAAGGCGAAGGCGGCGCCACAATTCAAACGGTGCAGAGTCTGACCGATGTGAATGGGCATGAGAATATGGTTGATCTGACCGAGGCGCAAGATGGACAGATCTTTATTACCACCGAGGATGGCCAGG GATATCCGGTGTCCGTGAGCAATGTCATTTCGGTGCCCGTTTCGATGTATCAATCGGTGATGGCAAACATGCAGCACATTCAGAACAGCGATGGCAGCACCGTCTGTCTGGCGCCCATGCAG